Proteins from a single region of Bombus pascuorum chromosome 5, iyBomPasc1.1, whole genome shotgun sequence:
- the LOC132906796 gene encoding DNA-binding protein RFX7, translating to MSTDNHDQTKPCVSKPPARIELNADESAFDGRRIKKERTDVSLENGDGSINAGINDTNKQLQSSQRPAAGRFSNGFHDDDLLQDIIAAKFTALANHGTTTKYDKIRLMIEDSISEESKARIQEIFSQIEQLKIEEKLLLYLKLPLSLTNTGGTVDPLRQPLNPLGNRYEIHQTIMWIKTHLEEDPDVSLPKQEVYDEYNMYCMRNSMKPLSTADFGKVMKQVYPRVRPRRLGTRGNSRYCYAGMRKRVKLDPPTLPNISGTQTGDEVDENITEEMLGAASTLIREWAESLLGLKFPTLSALARHLVDNLCVDTRSLSAVCILCASGNSNTSTNKESNTDIRATPISGKSGKLREAQLQLQRKLQQREHIRDQKHRHLDTVIQNQNKEKTVDNKMGVNKGNKKTKSNQSSQGTNVSSGQQNALTKLSSSAVVTNRQKKVFKATSSQPCNISLESNCDNIVVQSIEDVQNNSNPSVVMTNCVNTQRDIKPKNSRKRANPIVLNQPSETSPEKQTKLTEQQIQENVEHSNVLLPKLTSIQRPGKISVILASNLKPTKCKTNEAVNNQPTKNCDNESSTCSKSCIKVNGCPNTFESSSNATEESTVLTKDQILLLQENSNLAGKTEKLGSIDSDALDDYLNGGNNSQEQEEELLQYFQQSNSSSSDVEANTIAIDEQISRSDKVSQLRLILQQNLKGGTVHAPVDVLPAAIIRQNVEKREITQKHNLILPTLLNHSNQNNTRRRVSFETNVVEHVQDSNVITNTVPQSPNTRRRIFNFTPISPGPHSPINGRASKSNSANASPFVSPRNTPVPRSRSNLQASSSRARTHKSLSRSISCSMPYTSKNDTFVVPTSGPELVRQASSTPQLPLISTKSSEVQVDSSTTQISITPKREGQGSQCAAFLSSDLAPQKQLLINYPSQENLQEIKNVYQKSQPDQEISELFHNNKQFTSELYRSQSVPLHRMVNPALMSPISTQHCLSSFQSQSFNPSTSSSIAPTPVPSEFNDFGSMGQPEGPSTYLLDDVDPNFISDDQNFLMGDKEITPENITNILNILDEEGTQSLQILPEQPAEEGLIENNSIVLDALPNSNLNLSEEDMLDPSNVLDIPVGGALQKIIQSRSYPNTPLPVPVSTYTPSYTEDSNGSRSYPSTPLHTIQSQETYQDTNEPMLSSPTLNSLNLHNETVNESTSSSLCRNVVDLLEANFLGETDTETNDLDPLGNFDGLQDVDSLTPLFNEVTEPNR from the exons ATGAGTACTGATAACCATGATCAAACGAAGCCCTGCGTCAGCAAACCACCCGCAAGAATCGAGCTTAATGCCGACGAAAGCGCGTTCGACGGCAGGCGAATTAAGAAGGAACGAACTGACGTTTCCCTTGAGAATGGTGACGGTAGCATCAACGCCGGCATTAATGATACTAACAAGCAACTACAGTCGAGTCAGCGACCGGCTGCCGGCAGATTTTCAAACGGCTTCCACGACGACGACCTACTTCAGGATATCATCGCGGCCAAGTTCACGGCTCTGGCAAATCATGGCACAACCACCAAGTACGACAAAATTCGGCTCATGATCGAAGATAGCATCAG tGAAGAATCAAAAGCACGTATTCAAGAAATCTTCTCACAAATTGAACAActgaaaatagaagaaaaattattgttgtACCTGAAACTTCCACTATCATTGACTAATACTGGAGGAACTGTTGATCCTTTGAGACAACCATTAAATCCATTAGGAAATCGTTATGAAATTCATCAAACTATCATGTGGATTAAAACACATTTAGAAGAAGATCCAGATGTTTCTTTACCAAAACAAGAAGTTTATGATGAATATAA TATGTATTGTATGCGAAATTCTATGAAACCCTTATCAACTGCTGATTTCGGTAAAGTTATGAAACAAGTATATCCAAGAGTTCGACCACGTAGACTAGGCACACGAGGCAATTCACGTTACTGTTATGCTGGAATGCGCAAGAGAGTTAAATTGGATCCTCCAACATTGCCTAATATATCTGGCACTCAGACT gGTGATGAAGTAGATGAAAATATTACTGAAGAAATGTTGGGAGCTGCATCTACATTGATCAGAGAATGGGCAGAAAGCCTCCTTGGTTTGAAATTTCCAACTTTGAGTGCCTTAGCACGTCACCTTGTTGATAATCTGTGTGTTGATACTCGATCTCTATCTGCTGTGTGCATATTATGTGCTTCAGGAAATTCGAATACATCGACAAATAAAG aGTCGAATACAGATATACGTGCAACACCTATTAGTGGAAAGTCTGGGAAGCTTAGAGAAGCACAATTACAGTTGCAACGAAAACTACAACAGCGAGAACATATAAGGGATCAAAAACACCGTCATCTTGATACTGTTATAcag AACCAGAACAAAGAGAAGACTGTCGATAATAAAATGGGGGTAAATAAGGGAAATAAGAAAACTAAATCCAATCAGTCATCTCAAGGTACAAATGTATCGAGTGGGCAGCAGAATGCATTAACGAAATTGAGTTCATCTGCTGTAGTAACCAATCGGCAGAAGAAAGTTTTTAAAGCTACTAGTAGTCAGCCATGTAACATCTCCCTGGAATCCAACTGTGATAATATAGTGGTACAATCGATTGAAGACGTACAGAATAATAGCAACCCTAGTGTAGTAATGACCAACTGCGTAAATACACAGCGAGATATCAAACCCAAAAATTCCAGAAAGCGTGCCAATCCAATTGTATTGAATCAACCATCAGAGACAAGTCCTGAGAAGCAGACAAAACTTACAGAACAGCAAATACAAGAGAATGTAGAGCATTCCAATGTGTTGTTGCCTAAGCTTACATCTATACAACGTCCCGGGAAAATTTCGGTGATACTAGCTAGTAATCTGAAGCCTACCAAGTGCAAAACAAATGAGGCTGTTAACAATCAGCCTACCAAAAACTGTGATAACGAATCATCAACATGTTCCAAAAGTTGCATTAAAGTAAATGGTTGTCCCAACACTTTTGAATCTAGTTCAAATGCAACAGAGGAATCTACAGTTTTAACTAAAGACCAGATTCTATTATTGCAAGAGAATTCAAATCTTGCAGGTAAAACTGAGAAACTTGGCTCTATTGATTCGGATGCTTTAGATGATTATTTGAATGGAGGTAACAACTCTCAAGAACAAGAGGAGGAATTATTACAGTATTTTCAACAAAGCAATTCATCAAGTTCAGATGTGGAAGCAAATACCATTGCTATTGATGAACAAATCTCAAGATCTGATAAAGTTTCACAGCTAAGATTAATATTACAACAGAATTTGAAAGGAGGGACTGTACATGCACCTGTTGATGTATTACCTGCTGCTATCATTAGGCAGAATGTTGAAAAACGTGAAATCACTCAAAAGCACAATTTGATATTACCAACTTTACTAAACCATTCGAACCAAAATAATACCAGACGTAGAGTCAGTTTTGAAACGAATGTTGTAGAACATGTTCAAGACTCAAATGTTATTACTAATACAGTTCCACAGAGCCCAAATACACGACgtcgaatatttaattttacgccAATATCGCCGGGCCCACATTCACCTATTAATGGTCGCGCTTCCAAATCTAATTCTGCAAACGCTAGCCCATTCGTTTCACCACGAAATACACCTGTGCCACGGTCGAGAAGCAATTTGCAAGCAAGTAGTTCCAGAGCTCGTACTCACAAATCCTTGTCGCGTTCAATATCTTGCAGTATGCCTTATACTAGCAAGAATGATACTTTTGTTGTTCCCACAAGTGGTCCAGAATTAGTTAGACAAGCGTCATCTACACCGCAGTTACCGTTGATTTCTACCAAGTCGTCGGAAGTGCAGGTGGATAGTAGTACAACGCAAATTTCAATTACACCAAAAAGAGAAGGACAAGGATCACAGTGTGCTGCATTTTTATCTTCTGATTTAGCACCGCAAAAACAATTACTCATTAATTATCCAAGTCAGGAAAAtttacaagaaattaaaaatgtttatcaaAAAAGTCAACCTGATCAGGAAATTAGCGAATTGTTTCATAACAATAAACAATTTACCAGTGAACTTTATAGGTCACAATCAGTTCCATTACATAGAATGGTTAATCCTGCATTGATGTCACCTATTTCAACGCAACATTGCTTATCATCCTTTCAAAGCCAGAGTTTTAATCCATCTACAAGCAGTTCCATAGCGCCTACGCCGGTACCTAGTGAGTTCAATGATTTTGGATCAATGGGTCAACCAGAAGGACCTTCAACATATTTACTTGATGACGTTGATCCAAACTTTATATCAGATGACCAAAATTTCTTAATGGGTGACAAAGAAATTACACCtgaaaatataacgaatatattaaacattttggaTGAAGAAGGAACTCAAAGCTTGCAAATTTTACCGGAACAACCTGCAGAAGAAGGCTTGATAGAAAACAATTCAATAGTGTTGGATGCTTTaccaaattcaaatttaaactTATCAGAAGAGGATATGTTAGATCCATCAAATGTACTTGATATTCCAGTAGGTGGAGCATTACAGAAAATAATACAGTCACGCTCCTATCCTAATACACCATTACCTGTGCCAGTATCAACATATACGCCATCTTACACAGAAGATAGTAATGGATCTAGATCATATCCTTCGACACCACTACATACAATTCAGTCGCAAGAAACGTATCAGGATACTAACGAACCAATGCTCTCAAGTCCTACTCTGAACTCTTTAAACTTGCACAATGAAACTGTTAACGAGTCTACTTCTAGCAGTTTATGTAGGAATGTTGTGGATTTGCTTGAAGCCAATTTCCTTGGAGAAACTGATACAGAAACAAATGATTTGGACCCACTTGGTAATTTTGATGGATTACAAGATGTTGATTCATTGACACCTTTGTTTAATGAAGTGACAGAGCCTAATCGTTGA
- the LOC132906804 gene encoding mediator of RNA polymerase II transcription subunit 8 — MQREEKQLDSALEAIIMRVNDLKTAIAAMIFKLEHEYETLNWPNFLDNFALISGHLTSLSKILGHDKAPNLRNLTVLPLRLSPEKDEELLRLTEGRIPTFAHDLVPDYLRTKVEPQAEQKMLQLETKAANLNYETSHKQVAQYTKVINHVWDIANKAREEWESEAGSRATQAQTSSTADTHALVAAVGMGKGLKSDSVQMVQSGVNSVPSGMMVGRPGNQQQAPGQGSLGNPSMGQMSKAPSAIKTNIKAASQIHPYR; from the exons AtgcaaagagaagaaaagcaaCTGGATTCCGCTTTGGAGGCTATTATTATGAGAGTAAATGATTTAAAGACTGCAATTGCTgcaatgatatttaaattggaACACGAATATGAAACATTGAATTGGCCCAATTTTCTGGACAATTTTGCACTTATTTCAGGACAT CTAACCAGTCTCTCAAAAATTCTTGGACATGATAAAGCACCAAATTTAAGGAACTTGACAGTTTTACCATTAAGATTAAGTCcagaaaaagatgaagaatTGCTTCGTTTAACCGAAGGTAGAATTCCCACATTTGCTCATGATTTAGTACCAGATTATCTACGAACTAAAGTAGAACCTCAAGCTGAACAGAAAATGTTGCAGCTTGAAACAAAAGCTGCgaatttaaattatgaaacatCACAT aaacaaGTGGCTCAGTACACAAAAGTCATTAATCATGTATGGGATATAGCAAATAAGGCACGTGAGGAATGGGAAAGTGAAGCTGGATCTAGAGCAACTCAAGCCCAGACAAGTAGTACTGCAGACACTCATGCTCTTGTAGCAGCTGTAGGTATGGGTAAAGGTTTAAag TCTGATTCTGTGCAAATGGTTCAATCTGGTGTAAATTCTGTGCCAAGTGGGATGATGGTAGGTAGGCCTGGAAATCAACAACAAGCTCCAGGACAAGGATCTTTAGGAAATCCATCTA TGGGACAAATGAGTAAAGCTCCAAGTGCAATCAAAACTAATATTAAAGCAGCATCACAAATTCATCCAtacagataa
- the LOC132906798 gene encoding presequence protease, mitochondrial: MLKMLSLSQNSYLRKFGFKYYLKYRNFHSKRNVAFSATKYDRNVTESDVNKLKNGQIIHGFIIDEIAKIDEVYLTAVRLTHLGTGAQYLHLARDDSNNVFSVGFRTTPKDSTGLPHILEHTTLCGSERYPCRDPFFKMLRRSLATFMNAMTGPDYTIYPFSTQNLKDYRNLQSVYLDSVFKPNLRELDFKQEGWRLEHADINDKNSPIIFKGVVFNEMKGVFNENQTILAEKLLNLILPSHTYSVISGGDPLVIPTLRYVDLLNFHQMYYHPSNSRFYSYGNFPLEDHLKFINDRYLFLMDKIDTSMSEVPSEKRWNNPKKEHITCKPNPMAPDPSRQGSIAIAYLCNDITDIQKNFEIRILSQLLLRGPNSAFFKALVESKLGTAFGPMTGFSSHSKDTILAVSLLDVKPEDFEKVDKTFNETVQKVFKEGFMEDHVEAVLHSIELQIKHQTSNFGLQLLFGLTPLWNHNGDLIQSLRINKAIRKFRERIKNNPKYLQELVKAYLMDNNHRLTLTMLPYEKYDHEKRAAEHELLESKLKQLSKEELDQIYIDGKILLEEQKKEEDVNVLPTLEIKDIKKDVERYKLEDMKIVGVPLQVATEPTNGVCYYQGILGTQDLSQELKPLLPLFNNIISKMGTKNYDYRNFDQMIRLKTGGLNFMNHIVEHKNSLLQYEEGILIESYCLDRNVNDMWKLWLELFNNVQLSDIERFTTLVKINAADLINGIANLGHTYAMSSAASLVSPVTKFKETLSGLQYVSNMKKIAQMSDLNPVLRQMQEISDYILNKQHLRSAINLCTNNKDIILESISEFYSSLKGTPQNTYTFTHSQNIEMEDSAIHYVLPYAVNYTAKAIFTVPYTNPDFASLRVLSKLITSLYLHPEIREKGGAYGGGATLSSDGIFAFYSYRDPNSTRTLDLFEKVYEFLLKHPLSQSDIDEAKLGIFQHLDAPVSPSNRGMIKFRYNITDDDIQEQRNRLKAVTKDQLMHVVTKYLQPDQKHIRVGRALIGPVNHDLLNRHSENWRVQNQEEEIRARAVK, from the coding sequence ATGTTGAAGATGTTGAGTTTGTcacaaaattcttatttacgtaaatttggatttaaatactatttgaAATATCGCAATTTCCATTCAAAAAGAAACGTAGCATTTAGTGCTACAAAATATGATAGAAATGTAACAGAAAGTgatgttaataaattaaaaaatggacAAATTATTCATGGTTTTATAATAgatgaaattgcaaaaatagaTGAAGTATATCTAACTGCAGTGAGATTAACTCATTTGGGAACAGGGGCACAGTATTTACATTTAGCCAGAGATGAcagtaataatgtattttcaGTTGGATTTCGTACAACTCCAAAAGATTCTACGGGTTTGCCTCATATCCTAGAACATACTACTCTCTGTGGTAGTGAAAGATATCCATGTAGAGAcccatttttcaaaatgttacGGAGATCATTGGCTACATTTATGAATGCTATGACAGGACCTGATTATACCATATATCCATTTTCTacacaaaatttgaaagattatCGAAATTTACAGTCAGTGTATCTGGATTCTGTATTTAAACCAAATTTAAGAGAACTTGATTTTAAACAGGAAGGATGGAGATTAGAACATGCAGATATTAATGACAAAAATTCCcctattatttttaaaggcGTAGTTTTTAATGAGATGAAAGGTGTCTTCAATGAAAATCAAACAATATTAGCTGAAAAATTACTAAATCTTATTTTACCTAGTCACACGTATTCAGTAATTTCTGGTGGAGATCCTCTTGTTATTCCTACTTTAAGATATGTTGATCTACTCAATTTCCATCAAATGTATTATCATCCTTCTAACTCTCGATTCTATTCCTATGGCAATTTTCCTTTAGAagatcatttaaaatttatcaatgatAGATACCTCTTTCTAATGGATAAGATAGATACATCTATGTCGGAAGTTCCTTCAGAAAAACGGTGGAACAATCCAAAGAAAGAACATATTACATGTAAACCAAATCCAATGGCTCCAGATCCTAGTCGACAAGGTAGCATAGCTATTGCTTATTTGTGCAATGATATCACTGATATacaaaagaattttgaaataagaattttatctCAACTACTGTTAAGAGGTCCAAATTCAGCATTTTTTAAGGCCTTAGTAGAATCAAAACTGGGAACTGCTTTTGGCCCAATGACAGGTTTTTCTTCCCACTCTAAAGATACCATACTTGCTGTCAGTTTGCTTGATGTTAAACCAGAAGATTTTGAAAAAGTAGATAAGACTTTTAATGAAACTGTACAGAAAGTTTTTAAAGAAGGTTTTATGGAAGATCATGTTGAGGCTGTCCTACATAGTATTGAGCTTCAAATAAAACATCAAACTTCCAATTTTGGATTGCAATTACTTTTTGGCTTAACACCATTATGGAATCACAATGGTGATCTTATACAATCACTAAGAATCAATAaagcaattagaaaatttagagaaagaataaagaaCAATCCTAAATATCTTCAAGAATTAGTGAAAGCATATCTAATGGATAATAACCATAGATTGACATTAACAATGCTGCCATATGAGAAATATGATCATGAAAAAAGAGCTGCTGAACATGAATTGTTAGAATCTAAATTAAAACAACTTTCCAAAGAAGAGTTAgatcaaatttatatagatggaaaaattcttcttgaagaacaaaagaaagaagaagatgtAAATGTACTTCCTactttagaaataaaagatataaaaaaagatgtaGAACGATATAAATTGGAGGACATGAAGATAGTTGGTGTTCCTTTACAAGTTGCTACTGAACCAACAAATGGTGTTTGTTATTATCAAGGAATTCTTGGTACACAAGATTTATCACAGGAATTAAAGCCATTGTTGCCacttttcaataatattatttcaaaaatgggtacaaaaaattatgattatagaaattttgatCAAATGATACGATTGAAGACTGGAggtttaaattttatgaatcaCATTGTAGAGCATAAAAATAGCTTATTGCAATATGAAGAAGGAATATTAATAGAATCTTATTGTCTAGATCGTAATGTAAATGATATGTGGAAATTATGGTTAGAATTGTTCAATAATGTCCAATTATCTGATATTGAGAGATTTACAACACTAGTTAAAATTAATGCTGCAGATTTGATTAATGGTATTGCGAATTTAGGGCACACTTATGCAATGAGTAGTGCAGCCAGTTTGGTCTCACCAGTCACTAAATTCAAGGAAACTCTATCAGGATTACAATATGTCTCAAACATGAAAAAAATAGCACAAATGTCAGATTTAAACCCTGTTTTAAGACAAATGCAAGAAATATctgattatattttaaataaacaacatCTGAGATCAgcaataaatttatgtacaaaTAACAAAGACATAATATTAGAAAGTATCAGTGAATTTTATAGTTCATTGAAAGGTACACCACAAAACACATATACTTTTACACATAgccaaaatattgaaatggaAGATAGTGCTATCCATTATGTATTACCATATGCTGTAAATTATACAGCTAAAGCAATTTTTACTGTACCATATACAAATCCCGACTTCGCATCATTACGAGTACTTTCTAAATTGATCACATCACTTTACTTACATCCAGAAATTCGTGAAAAAGGTGGAGCTTATGGAGGTGGTGCTACATTGTCATCAGATGGAATATTCGCATTTTATTCTTACAGAGATCCTAATTCTACTCGTACTTTAGACTTATTTGAAAAAGTTTATGAATTCTTATTGAAGCATCCATTATCCCAAAGTGATATTGACGAAGCAAAATTAGGAATATTTCAACATCTTGATGCGCCAGTTTCCCCAAGTAATCGTGGAATGattaaatttagatataaCATAACGGATGATGATATTCAAGAACAAAGAAACAGATTGAAAGCTGTAACTAAAGACCAACTTATGCACGTTGttactaaatatttacaaCCTGATCAGAAACATATTAGAGTAGGACGTGCGTTGATTGGACCAGTTAATCACGATTTATTAAATAGGCATTCAGAAAATTGGAGGGTTCAAAatcaagaagaagaaattcgaGCAAGAGCAgtcaaatga
- the LOC132906802 gene encoding probable methyltransferase-like protein 25 isoform X1, producing MACIANMYFLDALNLFLDTQWLYNTPVTDLLTEGVLDFFPKEWLHALQILKNEELNDFVVKKITKPEWSKTLIAFVEKCKYIDQLPTINTVLSTTLPKDFQIGLNCKKQHEIMHLAHLVHMQCAPLNIKVIIDLGAGLGYICQLLYHLYGYKVLGLEKSQVNIDNARKRQLKRFPDSLMHVKYNCCDLKCNSVETIETILSNEFQEKSNVCLIGLHACGDLSIYASKIFRDMTAAHVFIMVPCCYHKLSISKRIKINVSTEKQYFNNFPLSNCLKTIINNTDFDIGSFLRQPFLRLACQEPADRWNNMSIETHNEHSFYVLARAVLQLYASKNGFSLKKRKQKGTRKSQCCDFKTYVRDSLTRYILQPQEEEALKEQDVQLDLDIHEKNIIELWENHCDKLKIVETYTGLQLMLQASAESFVLQDRLCWMEEQGLEAKIIPVMNKYLSPRAYAIVSQKK from the exons atgGCATGTAttgcaaatatgtattttttggATGCATTGAACTTATTTCTTGACACACAGTGGCTTTATAATACTCCAGTTACTGATTTGTTAACTGAAGGAGTACTTGATTTTTTTCCAAAAGAATGGCTGCATGCTTtgcaaattttgaaaaatgaagaacttAATGATtttgttgtaaaaaaaataacaaag ccAGAATGGTCAAAAACCTTAATAGCTTTTGTTGAAAAGTGTAAATATATTGATCAATTACCAACTATAAACACTGTATTATCAACAACATTACCAAAGGACTTCCAAATAGGTCTTAATTGCAAAAAACAACATGAAATAATGCATTTGGCACATCTGGTACATATGCAATGTGCACCtctaaatattaaagttattattGATCTTGGTGCGGGTTTG GGATATATTTGccaattattatatcatttatatggCTATAAAGTTTTGGGATTAGAAAAAAGTCAAGTAAACATAGATAATGCTCGAAAGAGACAACTAAAAAGGTTTCCTGATTCATTAATGcatgttaaatataattgttgtgatttaaaatgtaattctgTTGAGACAATAGAAACTATTTTAAGTAATGAGTTTCAAGAAAAGTCAAATGTTTGTTTGATTGGTTTACATGCTTGTGGAGATCTTAGCATATATgcatcaaaaatatttcgtgaTATGACAGCAGCACATGTTTTTATTATGGTTCCTTGCTGTTATCATAAGCTTTCGATatcaaaaagaataaaaattaatgtatcaactgaaaaacaatattttaacaatttcccTTTATCTAATTGTCTTAaaactataattaataatactgaTTTTGACATTGGTTCCTTCTTGAGGCAACCCTTTTTACGACTAGCATGCCAAGAACCAGCAGACAGATGGAATAATATGTCTATTGAAACACACAATGAACATTCCTTTTATGTTCTTGCAAGGGCTGTCCTTCAATTATATGCATCTAAAA ATGGATTTTCCCTTAagaaacgtaaacaaaaaggAACAAGGAAATCTCAATGTTGCGACTTCAAAACTTATGTTAGAGATTCATTAACTAGATACATTTTACAACCACAGGAAGAAGAAGCATTAAAAGAACAAG ATGTACAACTTGATCTTGATATACATGAAAAAAACATCATAGAACTATGGGAAAATCActgtgataaattaaaaattgtagaaacatATACTGGTTTACAACTAATGTTGCAAGCATCGGCAGAATCATTTGTTTTACAAGATCGATTATGTTGGATGGAAGAACAAGGATTAGAAGCAAAAATTATTCCTGTAATGAATAAATACTTATCCCCACGAGCATATGCAATTGTAtcacaaaagaaataa